A portion of the Canis lupus baileyi chromosome 38, mCanLup2.hap1, whole genome shotgun sequence genome contains these proteins:
- the SLAMF9 gene encoding SLAM family member 9: MGALPWLLLLLLLRAAEGYSGDDVDAEEVVGVLQESISLPVEIPADEEVENIIWSSSASLAVVIPGREGQPTKIVLTNPRYQRRVSLVGPDYSLRISNLSWEDSGLYYAQVNLRTSQASSMQRYSLRVYRRLSEPHVSVNFEMAAEESCNLSLACSVEEAGQDVTYSWISRDDCRDTVHEGSALSTSWRPGDSVPSYTCRATNPVSTIYSQPIPARSFCTDPHFPEETSTYSCLLAKGLLLLLLFAILGAGLWCVRAQRGCQTPRTRKLERNRLRLRRKEQPSPSLA, from the exons ATGGGGGCCCTCCCGTGGCTGCTCCTGCTCTTGCTGCTGCGTGCAG CCGAAGGGTATTCTGGAGATGATGTGGATGCAGAGGAAGTAGTTGGGGTCCTTCAGGAGTCCATCAGCCTCCCCGTGGAGATACCGGCCGATGAGGAGGTCGAGAACATCATCTGGTCCTCCTCGGCGAGCCTTGCCGTGGTGATTCCGGGCAGAGAGGGACAGCCGACCAAAATCGTGCTGACCAACCCTCGATACCAGCGCCGGGTGAGCCTGGTGGGCCCCGACTACTCCCTGCGCATCAGCAATCTGAGCTGGGAGGACTCGGGGCTCTACTACGCTCAGGTCAACCTGAGGACATCGCAGGCATCCTCCATGCAGCGGTACAGCCTGCGCGTCTACC GACGGCTGTCGGAGCCTCATGTCTCCGTGAACTTTGAGATGGCTGCGGAAGAGAGCTGCAATCTCTCTCTGGCGTGCTCCGTGGAGGAGGCAGGCCAGGACGTGACCTACAGCTGGATATCCCGGGACGATTGCAGGGACACCGTGCAcgagggctctgccctcagcacctcctggaggcctggggaCAGTGTCCCCTCCTACACCTGTAGGGCCACCAACCCCGTCAGCACCATCTACTCTCAACCCATCCCCGCCAGGTCCTTCTGCACAG ATCCCCACTTCCCTGAGGAGACGTCGACTTACTCCTGCCTCTTGGCCAAGGGGCTGCTGCTCCTCTTGCTCTTCGCGATTCTGGGCGCGGGGCTCTGGTGCGTCCGAGCCCAGAGAGGATGCCAAACGCCCAGGACCAGGAAACTcgagagaaacagactcagactgagaaggaaggagcagcccagccccagcctggcctgA